A single region of the Streptomyces sp. NBC_00425 genome encodes:
- a CDS encoding ArsR/SmtB family transcription factor: MIEIEFAMEDVARTRFAISPLWEVVASVRVLKGADSHGLHRTWADQVRPRLAAAGLDLSPLFDLVPMPERLPWAGRIPAFICPPPTTPLPSLDIELATVRAMPPALLHTTAEVPEARMAALRGNPAAELARLTETIEAYWELALAPYWSRILTLLEGDIRYRAGRLVAGGAQHLFTDLDPQVHWARGTLHLEHRTVRGARRLDGRGLLLVPSAFVWPRVFSVLNEPWQPSLRYPPRAVGTLWHTRPATVPNALAGVLGRSRAMILTELTAPASTTELARRTGLTPGGTSQHLTALRNAGLVSAHRAGRQVLYARTQAGQTVMKAAESGSPPSAAATQTQHSQAVSEHGGTNHDAQPGRLKRSGAN, translated from the coding sequence ATGATCGAGATCGAATTCGCCATGGAGGACGTGGCCCGCACCCGTTTCGCGATCTCCCCACTGTGGGAGGTGGTGGCAAGCGTCCGGGTACTCAAGGGTGCGGACTCACACGGCCTGCACCGCACCTGGGCAGACCAGGTACGCCCGCGGCTGGCGGCGGCCGGCCTCGACCTGAGCCCGCTGTTCGACCTCGTCCCGATGCCCGAGCGCTTGCCCTGGGCCGGCCGCATCCCGGCGTTCATCTGCCCGCCGCCCACGACGCCGCTGCCGTCGCTGGACATTGAACTGGCCACGGTGCGGGCCATGCCGCCGGCGCTTCTGCACACCACGGCCGAGGTGCCGGAAGCGCGGATGGCGGCTCTGCGCGGCAATCCGGCCGCCGAGCTCGCGCGGCTGACAGAGACGATCGAGGCGTACTGGGAGCTGGCGCTGGCCCCGTACTGGTCGCGCATCCTCACCCTGCTGGAGGGCGACATCCGCTACCGCGCCGGCCGCCTGGTCGCCGGCGGCGCGCAGCACCTGTTCACCGACCTCGACCCGCAGGTCCACTGGGCTCGAGGCACCCTGCACCTGGAACACCGCACCGTGCGCGGAGCGCGTCGGCTCGACGGCCGGGGCCTGCTGCTGGTGCCCTCCGCCTTCGTCTGGCCACGCGTCTTCTCCGTGCTCAACGAACCGTGGCAACCCTCCCTGCGCTATCCACCCCGCGCCGTCGGCACGCTTTGGCACACTCGGCCCGCGACCGTCCCCAACGCCCTGGCGGGGGTGCTGGGCCGCTCCCGCGCGATGATCCTGACCGAGCTGACCGCCCCCGCATCCACCACCGAACTCGCCCGCCGCACCGGCCTGACCCCCGGCGGCACCTCCCAGCACCTCACCGCCCTGCGGAACGCCGGACTGGTCAGCGCCCACCGCGCAGGCAGGCAGGTCCTGTACGCACGCACCCAAGCGGGCCAGACAGTGATGAAGGCTGCAGAGTCGGGCTCACCT
- a CDS encoding MFS transporter, with protein sequence MNEVPDSPWRMGAFRTLFAASALSHLGSNIGYVAIPLLAVTTLDAGPGQAGALAALSTAAFLLIGLPAGAWVDRLPGRRLLVAADAARAVLLASIPFAWWLGVLSLPQLYAVVLLTGCATVFFDVGSQSVLPELVGRERLVPANAAIVSLMAGANIAGRGTGGFMVQLLTAPLAILGGALAYLASACGLTGIARHPARTEPSTARRRLRAEIMEGLRHVLGTRELRPLALTAALTNLGAQMINAMLPVLFTRELHLPAGALGLYWAAGGLGILLGARLAHPLAARLGHGRTLALAGLWFAPAAPAIALVDAGPLLWVAGAGWLAAMTKTGIDNVLGVTLRQHLTPDPLLGRMNATFRFLLTGALAIGSALGGLIGEAANVRIVVWAGAVCLAGAFLPVFYSPIRALRELPATPAPPHRASATSATEA encoded by the coding sequence ATGAACGAAGTCCCAGATTCCCCGTGGCGCATGGGCGCCTTCCGCACGCTCTTTGCCGCAAGCGCCCTCAGTCACCTCGGAAGCAACATCGGTTATGTGGCGATACCGCTGCTCGCCGTGACCACGCTCGACGCCGGCCCCGGCCAGGCCGGTGCGCTGGCTGCGCTGTCCACGGCCGCCTTCCTGCTCATTGGGCTGCCCGCGGGCGCGTGGGTGGACCGCTTGCCCGGGCGCCGCCTGCTGGTGGCCGCCGACGCCGCTCGTGCGGTGTTGCTCGCCTCGATTCCGTTCGCCTGGTGGCTGGGCGTGCTCTCGCTGCCGCAGCTGTACGCAGTGGTGCTGCTGACCGGCTGTGCCACCGTGTTCTTCGACGTCGGCTCGCAGAGCGTCCTGCCCGAACTGGTCGGCCGCGAGCGCCTGGTGCCGGCGAACGCCGCCATCGTCAGCCTGATGGCCGGCGCCAACATCGCCGGCCGCGGCACCGGCGGCTTCATGGTCCAACTCCTCACGGCTCCCCTGGCGATTCTCGGCGGCGCCCTCGCCTACCTCGCCTCCGCCTGCGGCCTCACCGGTATCGCCCGCCACCCCGCTCGCACGGAGCCCTCGACCGCCAGGCGACGGCTACGGGCCGAGATCATGGAAGGGCTGCGCCACGTCCTCGGCACCCGCGAGCTGCGGCCCCTGGCGCTCACCGCGGCCCTCACCAACCTCGGCGCACAGATGATCAACGCCATGCTGCCGGTGCTGTTCACTCGTGAACTGCACCTGCCCGCCGGGGCACTCGGCCTGTACTGGGCAGCCGGCGGCCTGGGCATCCTGCTCGGTGCCCGCCTTGCCCACCCTCTTGCCGCCCGCCTGGGCCACGGCCGCACCCTGGCCCTGGCCGGGCTGTGGTTCGCACCCGCCGCGCCGGCCATTGCACTGGTCGACGCCGGTCCGTTGCTGTGGGTGGCCGGCGCCGGGTGGCTGGCCGCCATGACCAAGACGGGCATCGACAACGTCCTCGGCGTCACCTTGCGCCAGCACCTGACCCCGGACCCGCTGCTCGGCCGTATGAACGCCACCTTCCGCTTCCTGCTCACCGGGGCCCTGGCCATCGGCTCCGCTCTGGGCGGCCTCATCGGTGAGGCCGCGAACGTACGCATCGTCGTGTGGGCAGGCGCGGTGTGCCTGGCCGGCGCCTTCCTCCCGGTCTTCTACTCCCCCATCCGTGCACTCCGAGAGCTGCCGGCAACTCCGGCGCCGCCCCACCGGGCATCAGCGACGTCCGCCACCGAAGCGTGA
- a CDS encoding alpha/beta hydrolase: protein MTIEVPYQPLPIHQSDVRYARGPDSGVQPGVPSGVTIEFDWNDSAIYPGTSRKFWVHLPAQYDPAEPASLMVFQDGWWYLDPEGEVRGAIVLDNLMHRGDIPVTIGVFVDPGVFPDAENPKNRNIEYDAYDDRYVSFLLTEIIPEVTKHYSIAEDPDRWGICGGSSGGNCAFTAAWLRPDKFRRVIGYLSSFTQMPGGNPYPELIPRVPRKPLRIFMQAGHRDLRWNAPEANWLANNLRVAAALAEAGYDFRLVLGDGGHSPNHGGVLLPDALRWLWRSDDHPD from the coding sequence GTGACGATCGAGGTGCCCTACCAGCCGCTTCCGATTCACCAGTCAGATGTGCGCTACGCCCGTGGCCCCGACTCCGGCGTGCAGCCCGGCGTGCCCTCCGGCGTGACGATTGAGTTCGACTGGAACGACAGCGCGATCTACCCGGGAACGTCACGGAAGTTCTGGGTCCATCTGCCCGCGCAGTACGACCCCGCCGAGCCGGCGTCGCTGATGGTGTTCCAGGACGGATGGTGGTACCTGGACCCTGAGGGGGAGGTCCGCGGTGCGATCGTCCTGGACAACCTCATGCACCGGGGTGACATCCCGGTCACCATCGGCGTGTTCGTCGACCCGGGTGTCTTCCCCGACGCCGAGAACCCGAAGAACCGCAATATCGAGTACGACGCCTACGACGATCGATACGTCAGCTTTCTCCTGACAGAGATCATCCCTGAGGTCACGAAGCACTACTCGATTGCCGAGGACCCCGACCGGTGGGGCATCTGTGGTGGCAGTAGCGGCGGGAACTGCGCCTTTACCGCGGCGTGGCTGCGCCCGGACAAATTCCGCCGGGTGATCGGGTACTTGTCCAGCTTCACGCAGATGCCGGGCGGCAACCCATACCCTGAACTCATCCCCCGCGTCCCTCGCAAGCCGCTGCGCATCTTCATGCAAGCGGGCCATCGTGACCTGCGCTGGAACGCGCCCGAGGCAAACTGGCTCGCCAACAACCTGCGCGTCGCGGCCGCGCTCGCAGAAGCCGGCTACGACTTCCGCCTTGTCCTGGGCGATGGCGGCCACAGCCCCAACCACGGCGGGGTCCTGCTGCCCGATGCCCTGCGCTGGTTGTGGCGGTCGGACGATCACCCGGACTAA
- a CDS encoding dihydrofolate reductase family protein, giving the protein MSASVLDMSMSVDGYIADPNDFLGGDDGERLHKWAGPQDESGPPSGPAAHFQDEWNTAGAVLAGRRTAELMDHWGGDHGGLPIFVPSHRPPGPAARWGYPLVTYVTDGIESAMAQAKAAAGDKDVQVRGAYTAQRALEAGVLDEVQIHQIPVLLGDGRRLFDVLPSRIELEIIRVIDTPEATHIRYRVLR; this is encoded by the coding sequence GTGTCCGCATCAGTGCTCGACATGTCGATGTCAGTCGACGGATATATCGCCGATCCAAACGATTTTCTGGGCGGCGACGATGGCGAACGACTGCACAAGTGGGCCGGCCCGCAGGACGAGTCCGGCCCGCCGTCCGGGCCGGCCGCGCACTTCCAGGACGAATGGAACACAGCCGGTGCGGTGCTCGCGGGACGACGCACTGCCGAGCTCATGGATCACTGGGGCGGTGATCACGGTGGTCTCCCGATCTTCGTGCCCAGTCACCGCCCGCCCGGCCCCGCCGCCCGTTGGGGCTATCCGTTGGTGACCTACGTGACCGACGGGATCGAAAGCGCGATGGCACAGGCCAAGGCCGCCGCCGGGGACAAGGACGTGCAGGTGCGTGGCGCGTACACGGCGCAACGGGCGCTTGAGGCCGGGGTGCTGGATGAGGTGCAGATCCATCAGATCCCGGTGCTGCTCGGTGATGGCCGTCGCCTGTTCGACGTCCTGCCGTCGCGGATCGAGTTGGAGATCATCCGGGTGATCGACACGCCGGAGGCCACTCACATCCGCTACCGCGTCCTTCGCTGA
- a CDS encoding (2Fe-2S)-binding protein, with translation MGSEHGPRSSPHRSDTTLRVNGKPHTLAVDHRRVLLDVLREDLDLTGAKKGCDHGQCGACTVLVDGRRVNSCLLLAVALDGSDVTTVEGLSGDGEDPHPLQQAFLDRDAFQCGYCTPGQICSAVGALAEAQSGHPSHVTDPAAPSGRPVALDRDEIRERLSGNLCRCGAYPRIVDAVADVSGASSA, from the coding sequence ATGGGCAGTGAACACGGCCCCCGGTCATCGCCCCACCGATCGGACACGACGCTGCGCGTCAACGGCAAGCCGCACACCCTGGCCGTGGACCACCGGCGTGTGCTGCTGGACGTGCTGCGCGAGGATCTCGACCTCACCGGAGCGAAGAAAGGCTGCGACCACGGTCAGTGCGGCGCGTGCACGGTCCTCGTCGACGGGCGGCGCGTCAACAGCTGTCTGCTGCTCGCCGTCGCCCTGGACGGCAGCGACGTCACGACCGTCGAGGGCCTGTCCGGCGACGGCGAGGATCCTCATCCGCTCCAGCAGGCCTTCCTGGATCGCGACGCCTTCCAGTGCGGGTACTGCACACCCGGCCAGATCTGCTCGGCGGTGGGCGCGCTCGCCGAGGCGCAGTCGGGCCATCCCTCGCACGTCACGGATCCCGCGGCGCCCTCCGGACGGCCCGTCGCACTGGACCGGGACGAGATCCGCGAGCGGCTCAGCGGCAATCTCTGCCGTTGCGGCGCGTATCCGCGCATCGTCGACGCTGTAGCGGACGTGAGCGGGGCGAGCAGCGCATGA
- a CDS encoding FAD binding domain-containing protein has translation METFAYVRAGSLAEAAEAFAAHPGARYLGGGTNLVDLMKLGVERPTALVDVTRLPLDEVTELPDGSLRIGALVRNSDLAAHPRVRDRYPVLSQAVLAGASGQLRNAATTGGNLLQRTRCPYFQDLSKPCNKREPGSGCAARDGVHRDHAVLGQSEHCIATQPSDMAVALDAEVELYGTAGVRRVAAAEFHRLPGTQPERDTVIEPGELVTAVLLPAATAGLPSAYRKARDRASYAFALASVAVVLEVAGGVVAHVGIAFGALAHRPWRARRAEEALLGAAPTRAAFERAAELELSEARPLRDNAYKVPLARNLAVDVLTRLVPQVTGSQRPVPHEPGRGGPGPHGEDS, from the coding sequence GTGGAAACCTTCGCCTATGTACGGGCCGGCAGCCTGGCGGAGGCGGCCGAAGCCTTCGCCGCCCACCCGGGAGCACGCTATCTGGGCGGCGGCACCAACCTCGTCGACCTGATGAAGCTCGGCGTGGAACGGCCGACCGCCCTCGTCGACGTCACCCGGCTCCCGCTCGACGAGGTGACGGAGCTGCCGGACGGGTCGCTGCGCATCGGCGCTCTGGTGCGCAACAGCGACCTCGCGGCGCACCCGCGCGTACGCGACCGCTACCCGGTCCTCTCCCAGGCGGTGCTCGCGGGCGCCTCGGGCCAGCTGCGCAACGCCGCCACGACCGGCGGGAACCTGCTGCAGCGCACCCGCTGCCCCTACTTCCAGGACCTCTCCAAGCCGTGTAACAAGCGGGAGCCGGGCAGCGGCTGCGCCGCCCGGGACGGCGTGCACCGCGACCACGCGGTCCTCGGGCAGTCCGAGCACTGCATCGCCACCCAGCCGTCCGACATGGCCGTGGCGCTGGACGCCGAGGTCGAGCTGTACGGCACGGCGGGCGTGCGCCGGGTGGCGGCGGCCGAGTTCCACCGGCTGCCCGGGACGCAACCGGAACGGGACACCGTGATCGAACCTGGCGAGCTCGTCACAGCCGTCCTGCTGCCCGCCGCCACGGCCGGGCTGCCGTCCGCGTACCGCAAGGCGCGCGACCGGGCCTCGTACGCCTTCGCGCTGGCCTCCGTCGCCGTGGTCCTGGAGGTCGCCGGGGGCGTCGTCGCACACGTGGGGATCGCCTTCGGGGCGCTGGCCCACCGCCCGTGGCGGGCCAGGCGGGCCGAGGAGGCACTGCTGGGCGCGGCTCCCACCCGCGCGGCCTTCGAGCGCGCCGCCGAACTGGAACTGTCCGAGGCCCGGCCGCTGCGCGACAACGCGTACAAGGTGCCGCTGGCCCGCAACCTCGCCGTGGACGTCCTCACGCGACTCGTACCGCAGGTGACCGGCTCGCAGAGGCCCGTGCCGCACGAGCCCGGGCGCGGCGGACCCGGACCGCATGGGGAGGACTCATGA